The segment ttaattcaacaacttTTTTAGGTGTTAGTGTTTAGCGTGAGTTGCTGTAGCAATGAAAGTCTAATGTTAAAATATGTGTGGTTGATTTAATTATTTCCGTATACAATCCTTTGAGGTTTGTTTTCATGTTATATTCATGTATAATCAGGCACACAAATCTGAAAAGTATCATCAGAAGCACTGTAATACTGAGTTTTGGCAGGGGACACTGTAGAAGCAGAATTAtgtaaaacattaaaaaaaaagttacaaaATAAATAAGAAAAGTGTCCGTTATGAATGTGTGTGGTTGTAATGGTCCAATTTATGTTtcttttttatttgaatgtaaaGTGCAAAGTTCGTTCCTGAGAGGAGAATTTCAAAGCAGGATTTGTTTTGCACCCAGTCAACACTTTATAAAGTATTTGAAAAATATAAAGATGAAGGTGATGCACGGAATGGACCTAgaccaaagtctaattgaaaaAGAATAAATACTgatgtactttaaaaaaaatcatatttcaGGTTTATCTCCCTTCTTACACAATAATGCCAAGATACATTGTccttttacttcttcttctgcgttcccgttaCAGTCTTTTTTCAAAAGCGCAAGTGGCTACGCTGTTCATATGTTTGACATGAAATACTCAAATCATAGATACaatcgacgggcgctgtggcggggtggtaagacgtcggcctcttaatcggaaggtcgagggttcgaatcccggccgcggccgcctggtgggttaagtgtggagatttttccgatctcccaggtcaacttatgtgcagacctgctagtggcttatcccccttcgtgtgtacacgcaagcacaagaccaagtgcgcacgggaaagatcctgtaatccatgtcagagttcggtgggttatagaaacacaaaaatacccagcatgcttcctccgaaaacggcgtatggctgccttaatggcggggtaaaaacggtcatacacgtaaaattccactcgtgcaaaaacacgagtgtacgtgggagtttcagcccacgaacgcagaagaagaagaatagataCAATCTTGTCGTAGTAAGAAGTGTGTATACTTTGACTTTATTCGCGACTTGTTAAAGAACAATTTAAAACCTATGCAGGCATTGTTACAATGACAGCTTTGTCCTCAAGCTTTTTATTTCCTGTTGCAATTGAAATGTAGTTGGCAAGTGCTGTGAACTTGTGATCTTCTTCAAAGATGATACACGCACCGCTATTCGGTCGGTGATTCCTTTCCCGTGCACTTGTATGCAAAAGGAATGAtggagattttgtttgtttgtgtgtggctggTTGTTTGCTtatgcgtttgtttgtttgttcatcttTTGTTCGAATTTACCTTTATTGTACTACAAGACAGAATGAACGGTTGAAATATGCCTTAACTTTTGTTGTCTACAAATCTATTCTGTTTACCATTGTCCTATGATATTCGAAATGCATCTCAATGATAACACACCATTTCATGAAAAATATCCCCATTTGATATTTATGACAATAATAGTATTTTATTGTACATTTGTTAACAAGCGTTTTAACATTCACAAATAGTTTTTCATTTTGAATAATTACATTCATTCTATCAATAATAACTTGATTGTTGAAGCTTTTGTGTGACATAGCTCATTTCAGACTAATTTTACTTTTCTTCCACGTGTTTCCCTTCATCTGTCTTAATGAATAATTTGGTGTATACTTTCAGAGATCAAGGAGAGGTAAGCTTTTATTCTTTCTATCCTCCATTGTTTACTGCTTTTTATTCGCTTTAATTCAGCCATTcaagaaaatgaaaacactATTTAACCATTAGATGGATTTGAtgtaggttggttggtttttgggtctGATGTAACCATTACGGACGCTTTGTAAAAGATGATGCAGTAAATATCGATTTTATGAAACTGCGTGCattctgtaattaaaactaCTTTCTTGGGGAAAACAAGAAGTTTTTATCAACTGTTTCTTTGTAAATAAAAAACAACCTTCCCGTCAGATGTATTTCAAAGCAGCTTtgtgcaaacacacataacaggAAGTTTCCGTTGAGTATTTAGAGTTGGTGACAATCCTActagggttgtgtgtgtgtgtgtgtgtgtgtgtgtgtgtgtgtgtgtgtgtgtgtgtgtgtgagtgtgtttgtgtgttaactAAGGCACAGGCTGGCATCTTGCCCTGgattaaattgattgacataACACAAAATGAAATATTTCCCTAACTCTCCCTTTTAACCCCAACCCTTTTGATCATAGGTCTTGTTTTCTGTATTAGTTAATATATACTCGTAACGAATTACTGCCTTTTCAAAGAAAAAATTTATATTTTTTCCCACCCCACCCTCAGAATGTATTCTTCTGGTTAATTCTGGTCAAGTCCACCATCATGTAGATTAGTGTAATATTGTAATGTTTTGGTCAGGTAATATAAGCgtgtttgcttgagttcgtgtcctcgcTGTATATTGTAATTGCAACATGTCATATTCTGAATAAGattctgtttaaaccaacataGATCGATAATATTGATGATTTATCATAACATTGTTTAACTTTGCTTTGAATGTTGGCTCCAAATCAAGAAGTTATTGTTTCGCACATTGGTAGCACTTTTTCATTTGAAACAGGGTTTTCCCCCTAAGTCTCATGGTTTTTACCTTTTccattgtaaaaaataaaaaaaaagattatatTTTCACGGAATACTTTTTGTCCTACAGACTCCCATCCAGGTTTTTGAAGAACGAGTTACCAAAGCCTATCGACCTTAAAGTTGGTGAGCACACACATCTTCTCATCTTCGGTGTGTTACGGATCAAACCTTGGACAACttaaaacgggggggggggggggggggggagtgggggggttGGGGGACTCCTCTGTATTATGCGACTGAGTAGTCACCTTGGTATTACCGCGAATACACAACTTTTCTGATCAttttatacagtggaactctcTTTTGAGACCTCAACAACTCTGaaaaaaattgactaaatgtaaaaaggagggaattaTGGGGGCACATttagatgttatgaacagagtatcatagaaaacagggtcttaaaagggaggaattcttcttcttcgttaatgtgctgaaactcccccgttcactcatgttttgcaCAAATGGGTTTTtgcatgtatgaccgtttttacccagccattcaggcagccatacgccgctttcgggggacgAGGGAGTCTAAAACTTGGGGTgtctaaaaaggggggttccactgtaaaacaAATGAGGACACCATTTCATCAACTCTATTTTCCAGCGGCCCTGTCCAATGTCATGTACTGTGGGTCTAACGTGAGTCTGATGGTGAGCAACGACCTATACGGTGTATCTCTGTGTGACACGCTCAGCACCGCAGTGTCTTCGCCTGTTGACGCACGTGTTGGGATGCCCCTGCTGACAGGTGGTACATGTGGATTTGCTGGTGCCGAGAAGGCAGAAGATGGTGCTGCAGGGAATTCTTTGTTCGAGGACAAGAAAGGTGTGATATGGTCTCAAAAGAACAAGTTAGCGTCTTGAACAATGTACTCtctgtatatgtctgtctgtctgcgtgtgtctctcgtgatttctctctcctctcctctctcacTTTGTCTCAGTCTGCCgatcctctctgtctctctctctctctctctctctctctctctctctctcgtgatctctctctctcctctctcactctgtctcagtctgccgaacctctctctctctctttctctatatatctctctctcgtgatttctctctcctctctcactTTGTCTCAGTCTGCcgatcctctctctctctctctctttctttctctccccctctctctctctctcttaatgttTTGCTTTATCATTgagtgtctgtgcgtcccaaggacagattgtaagaaaaggcattGCCTTAAATCGTAattcttgtaaaataaagttcaattcaattaaactctctctctctttctgtctgtctaaacctgtctgtctgtggttctctctctctgtctgtctctcgctctcttttttAAAAAATCTCTCTCCCATTGGTTTGTGCGATCAAAATCACTGATGCCGACGAGCAAATGCTGCGTGGATTGCTGTGTCTATAAAAGAAGGGTTAGTTGCGGTTTACCTTTTGGGTATGATTCCTCAACCTTGActgtttctgtttctgctgtgtgtgtgtgtgtgtgtgtgtgtgtgtgtgtgtgtgtgtgtgtgtgtgtgtgtgtgtgtgtgtgtgtgtgtgtgtgtgagtgtgtgtgtgtgtgtgtgtgtgtgtgacttgttgAATGTTGCTATTCCTGTGCAGAGGGGCAACTGGTTTTTTTCTCATATTTTCTATGCATTTTATTTTGAAGTTTTATTTCATGTATGGTTTCTTCTGTGTCCGATTGACAGCTCATTAATGCATACCTTTCTCCAGAGTCTGAAGGGGACTATGCTGAGGTCAACAGCTTGTTTGGAGACAATCCTGACAAAGGTATACAATATAAGAGAACAAATATTATTGATTGTGAGACAAATGTATTACATTGTGGTCTTCTTATGCTGATTCCATGACCATACTCAGTTCCTTGAAACACGATTGTCCGTATCTCTGCCGCAACTCCTGATATTAAGTACCTTTTCAGGTTTCTTTGAGACATACGGACACTTGTGTTTCAAGGAACTGAGTTATCAGTTTCGAGTTTTTGGCCGTTCGAAGAAAAGAATGACGTTATATTTCAAACACTACAAAAACTGAACCAGATGTCCAATGTGAAAAGTCTTAAAACTGTCCGAGGATCGATATACCACTGAATGAAATAATGATTGattgaaacagtgttttattcagaTGCATGTTTAACAAAGCCATGATTCTTACATATGAGGAAGGAGCTTAACAGGTTTAACTTTTCAATGTCCTCTAGACAAAATAGAAAATTGACGAACATTATaatgatctgataaacaaaagggaagtaagcgctataagtgcatacgacatgtgtattAGAGTGAGAGTAATTAAGGAAAAATTATGTATTATGACTTCATAATATTCAAACCAAtccgaacaaaataaaaacaattggAGAATTacgtacagagagagaaagagagagagagagagagagagagagagagagagagagagagagagagagagagagagagagagagagagagagagagagagagagagagagagagtctataTAACAATGTCAGTGTCGCTGTAgaatctaaaaataaaaaatgtcccTGAAAAAAACATGTACAATGTGGTTATTTTGGAATAAAATATAATTGCAATCATCATGGGTTTTCCATACGCACAACAACAGGGGCAGAGGATGGGGAAGACACGTACATAGAGGTGTCGGAGATCAGAAGACTGAAGGCGGAACAGCGCAAACTGAAGGAAGGAGCCGCTGTCACTCGACTATAGACCTTACTCACCTTGGTCATCTTCTGCCTTCCAACCCTACCCATCTCCCAACTAAAGCAATTAAAGCCAACTCTCTCCTTCCTCTTCCCTCTAattcgacccccccccctcctcctttcAAGTCtatccccctcccaccccatcGATTATGGTCACTTCCaaactccctcccccctccctcccttcccctatcCCCATCGTGCGACCATGGtcaactctccccccccccctcctcgccaacccacaccccccctctccccccagtGATTATGGTCAactaacccccccctccccccagtgattATGGTCAACtaacccctccctccccctgccccccccccctccatccctAACCCATCCTCCCCTTCCCATGCAGAGAAAGAATTGGATGGCTAGTTTGAAAAAGTGGACAGGACTCGCGATGACAAATCGTCTGAAGACagaacacacaagacagaattGCACAGCGTTATCATCGTGTATGTGCCCCTTGCGACCCTCACAGTCAAGGTACCGAACCGAACCGATGTCAAGCTTCGGGCAGTGGTGTCCCCTTGTGTATCTTCAGTTTTGGAGATTTTTCTTCCAAGTTTACCAAGTATTTTTTATTGTATTCTTCAAGGATTAGGAAAGTTGGTTTGCAAGGATGAGTTGCTTTAATATTTCTGTAGTAAGCTGGTGCCAAGGTTTGGTCGCTATCGTGGTGTATATTGTCCGTCAGATATCATGTTCAAGTTGCTGCTCCGTATTTCAATGTTACAATACAAACTTAGaagttttattttcttcgatgtACCTTGTATTATCGTTCAGTTTCTCGTTTAATTTGTGCTGGTTTGTTTTAGAATGGATTTGTAAAGTGCATGAAGCCAATTggtgggactcgcgctatagaaaaatttgtattattattatcattattattattattattattatcatttatcATGTTTGTGCTCTCCTTATTTGTGTCCTGTTATATTGTGTACCAAAGTGAAAGTTTGAACTTGTTTTATCCTCATCTCGTATCATGGTTGATGCTTTACTCccatgtttacatgtacataGATATTTTGTATGAATCTTAAGTGATATCATCATGAATTTACGGTGTACCGGAATGTTTTTTGAGTTAGttaattgttgctttttgggtccagcggaccatataggccaaatcaggactcCATTTTTTTTAGAACAGCTTGAAACACAGGATTGTTGCATGAAACATGTCCTTAAAATGAAGTTAACACAAGGTGTAAGAGGTCTTACCAATAACACTCTAATGTAAGAGTGACCGATACCGATTTTGGAAAACGGTCGATCCTTTGTGATTAGCCTCCGTTTCGGGTCAAGCATATCATCCCATACCGTATTTTGTGAGCTTTTTTGCAGCTCAAACAGGAGCAAAGTCACAGTTGTTTGATGACGTTCTAAAAACCGCTTTGTGCCATTTGCATTGTGTAGCCTAGGAATGCAGGATGTGAAAAGGATCTTCATGATACTTACAGCAACTTTAGCACTAGCACtgcagttttgtgtgtggtttaatTAGTGCATTTGTTTCTGTGCGGCTTTAATTTAGTGCATATTTTACATGTCCATGAAATATACCATTTCCACGTGTCCCTTGATTCTTCTTCACAAGATTAAATTTGAAAAGGGTTACACATCCAACAAGTTCGTAATATTGTTCCCGGTTGTTTTATTCCTTTGAACTACTCTCAGCAAAGTAAACCAGTAGATGTATAAAACTATGTCTTGATCCTTGCTTGTAACCTAATG is part of the Littorina saxatilis isolate snail1 linkage group LG15, US_GU_Lsax_2.0, whole genome shotgun sequence genome and harbors:
- the LOC138948142 gene encoding uncharacterized protein, with translation MVFTFSIVKNKKKDYIFTEYFLSYRLPSRFLKNELPKPIDLKVAALSNVMYCGSNVSLMVSNDLYGVSLCDTLSTAVSSPVDARVGMPLLTGGTCGFAGAEKAEDGAAGNSLFEDKKESEGDYAEVNSLFGDNPDKGAEDGEDTYIEVSEIRRLKAEQRKLKEGAAVTRL